The proteins below come from a single Brevundimonas sp. LM2 genomic window:
- a CDS encoding phosphatase PAP2 family protein — translation MAHITTDTPRGRARPRVSWHGLRREATRVRLSLAAGLRLDEPVAVAALVVLALSVYFIVLPGVDLAVTRLFYDVDGGFALAGDPVLKALRKSSTYVLLTIVLGLLGAVVLGLRARAGRVPRYSRRALVLLAGLAIGPGLIVNGLLKSMWGRPRPIQVDQFGGETTFTPAWTISDGCASNCSFVSGEASSAAWMVAAVFLMTPPEWRRWTVPAVVIYGAALSLNRMAFGGHFLSDTLLSWAIVGLVLAVLHRLMLKCPVEARRARRAQRGRPQAA, via the coding sequence ATGGCGCATATCACGACAGACACCCCACGCGGTCGCGCGCGGCCACGGGTCTCGTGGCACGGGCTGCGGCGCGAGGCCACGCGGGTGCGGCTGTCCCTGGCCGCCGGCCTGCGCCTGGACGAGCCCGTCGCCGTGGCCGCCCTCGTCGTGCTGGCCCTGTCCGTCTATTTCATCGTCCTGCCCGGCGTGGATCTGGCGGTCACCCGGCTGTTCTATGACGTTGACGGCGGCTTCGCCCTGGCCGGCGACCCGGTTCTGAAGGCCCTGCGCAAATCCTCGACCTATGTGCTGCTGACGATCGTCCTGGGTCTGCTCGGCGCGGTGGTTCTCGGGCTGCGCGCACGGGCGGGTCGAGTTCCGCGCTACAGCCGCCGGGCGCTGGTCCTGCTGGCCGGTCTGGCGATCGGGCCGGGCCTGATCGTTAACGGCCTGCTGAAGTCGATGTGGGGCCGCCCCCGTCCGATTCAGGTCGACCAGTTCGGCGGCGAGACGACCTTCACCCCCGCCTGGACGATCAGCGACGGCTGCGCCAGCAACTGTTCCTTCGTCTCGGGCGAGGCCTCGTCCGCCGCCTGGATGGTGGCGGCCGTCTTCCTGATGACACCCCCGGAATGGCGGCGCTGGACCGTGCCGGCCGTGGTCATCTATGGCGCGGCCCTGTCGCTGAACCGGATGGCGTTCGGGGGGCATTTCCTGTCGGACACGCTGCTGTCCTGGGCCATCGTCGGCCTGGTGCTCGCCGTGCTGCACCGGCTGATGCTGAAATGTCCGGTCGAGGCGCGCCGCGCGCGCCGGGCCCAGCGGGGCCGGCCCCAGGCCGCCTGA
- a CDS encoding DUF1697 domain-containing protein gives MDHRIILFRAMNTGGVRAAVGEQRAMAEAMGLDNPRTLLASGNLVVESDRDPAELEAAIEAETEVRFGRRIETLVRTPAQWASMMAANPFPDAALTDPAKLLVMVMKGEIEPGAVAALRAFATGDEAVEAVGGDLFLWHPHGIGSSKMAEKAQPRLIGIGTGRNWNTVAKLAAMVGL, from the coding sequence ATGGATCACCGCATCATCCTGTTCCGCGCCATGAACACGGGCGGCGTCCGCGCGGCGGTCGGCGAGCAGCGCGCGATGGCCGAGGCCATGGGGCTTGACAACCCGCGCACCCTGCTGGCCAGCGGCAATCTGGTGGTCGAGAGCGACCGGGACCCGGCCGAACTGGAGGCGGCGATCGAGGCGGAGACCGAGGTCCGGTTCGGCCGGCGGATCGAGACCCTGGTCCGCACCCCCGCCCAATGGGCGTCGATGATGGCCGCCAATCCCTTTCCGGACGCGGCGCTGACCGATCCGGCGAAGCTGCTGGTCATGGTGATGAAGGGCGAGATCGAACCCGGGGCGGTCGCCGCCCTGCGCGCCTTCGCGACCGGAGACGAGGCGGTCGAGGCGGTGGGCGGCGATCTGTTCCTGTGGCACCCGCACGGAATCGGATCGTCGAAGATGGCGGAAAAGGCTCAGCCGCGTCTGATCGGCATCGGCACGGGCCGCAACTGGAACACGGTGGCGAAGCTGGCGGCCATGGTCGGACTCTGA
- the mutM gene encoding bifunctional DNA-formamidopyrimidine glycosylase/DNA-(apurinic or apyrimidinic site) lyase yields MPELPEVETVRRGLEPVLFGARLTHVRQNRPDLRFPFPERFVERLQGARVEGIARRAKYLLTALSTGETWVTHLGMTGRFTVDGEQLGEFEEPAPISGKHEHMSLCALRDGAATRIGFADARRFGFMGLIATDAVQAHPWFAGLGPEPLGNGFSGAHLAEAFDGKTQTIKVSLLDQRIVAGLGNIYVCEALYRARISPRIAAGKVSRPRLERLAVVVRDVLNDAIAAGGSTLRDFANADGGQGYFQHRFDVYGREGEPCNGDDCTGVVKRIVQGGRSTFYCPSCQRR; encoded by the coding sequence ATGCCTGAACTTCCCGAGGTCGAGACGGTCCGCCGGGGCCTGGAGCCGGTGCTGTTCGGGGCGCGTCTGACCCATGTGCGACAGAACCGCCCGGACCTGCGGTTTCCCTTTCCCGAGCGGTTCGTGGAGCGGCTTCAGGGGGCGCGCGTCGAAGGCATCGCGCGGCGGGCCAAATATCTGCTGACGGCCCTGTCCACCGGCGAGACCTGGGTCACCCACCTGGGCATGACGGGACGGTTCACCGTCGACGGCGAGCAGCTGGGCGAGTTCGAGGAACCGGCCCCCATCAGCGGCAAGCACGAGCATATGAGCCTGTGCGCGCTGCGGGACGGGGCGGCGACCCGGATCGGCTTCGCCGACGCGCGCCGGTTCGGCTTCATGGGGCTGATCGCCACCGACGCGGTCCAAGCGCACCCCTGGTTCGCCGGCCTGGGGCCCGAGCCGCTCGGGAACGGCTTCTCCGGCGCTCACCTGGCCGAGGCCTTCGACGGCAAGACACAGACCATCAAGGTGTCGCTGCTGGACCAGCGGATCGTGGCCGGGCTGGGCAATATCTATGTCTGCGAGGCTTTGTACCGGGCGCGGATCTCGCCCAGGATCGCGGCGGGCAAGGTCTCGCGGCCGCGGCTGGAGCGGCTGGCGGTCGTGGTCCGCGACGTGCTGAACGACGCCATCGCGGCGGGCGGCTCGACGCTGCGCGACTTCGCCAACGCCGACGGCGGCCAGGGCTATTTCCAGCACCGGTTCGACGTCTATGGCCGCGAAGGCGAACCCTGCAACGGCGACGACTGCACGGGGGTGGTCAAGCGCATCGTCCAGGGCGGCCGCTCGACCTTCTACTGCCCCAGCTGTCAGAGGCGCTGA
- a CDS encoding OPT family oligopeptide transporter, with product MTDTPAPAKPAGRIELTLRALVLGCLLAVIFTAANTYLGLKVGLTFASAIPAAVISMAILRLFKTSTIWENMTVQTVASVGGAMSSIIFVLPGLVMVGWWLDFPFWESVLICVFGGILGVTFSIPLRRALVVEAGLPYPEGVAAAEVLTVGSRGAEQTESAVRENASGLWVVVTGALVSAGYALLVAGRVFAGEAARFIRLPASLGGGATGLGFGMQFALLGAGHLIGLSVGLAQAFGLLLAWGIAVPILTSPDTIAWLTANGIPSIATTLPVGVGAEELATTVWAREVRFMGAGVIGVAALWTLIKLAGPLIGGLTSALAANRRRSAGEVLARTEQDIPMTIVAGLSLACLVGIAGILAWFAQGNPTLAGSTGLLVAGGLIYVVVVGFAVAAICGYMAGLIGSSNSPVSGVGILAVVIASVLMLGVLALAGVPADPSVVAFALIVTAIVFAVAVIANDNLQDLKTGQLVEATPWRQQTALIVGVAAGALVIPLILNLLNQAFGFAGGPPGIADEPLAAPQATLISALARGVIGGDLRWDLIGLGACIGVVIIIADAVLNASTKGKVKLPPLAVGIGFYLPAAVTTMLVIGAVCGWLYDKAIKTTRFADVGRRMGVLLASGLIVGESLFLVMTAGVIVSTGDDAPFAMLPEGSAWPAMLSGIAVFAVLTFALYRWVRGRAEKV from the coding sequence ATGACCGACACGCCCGCCCCCGCCAAGCCCGCTGGGCGTATCGAACTGACCCTGCGCGCCCTGGTCCTGGGCTGTCTGCTGGCGGTGATCTTCACCGCCGCCAACACCTATCTAGGCCTCAAGGTCGGGCTGACCTTCGCCTCGGCCATCCCGGCGGCGGTCATCTCCATGGCCATCCTGCGGCTGTTCAAGACCTCGACGATCTGGGAAAACATGACGGTCCAGACTGTCGCCTCGGTCGGCGGGGCTATGAGCTCGATCATCTTCGTCCTGCCGGGCCTGGTCATGGTCGGCTGGTGGCTGGACTTTCCGTTCTGGGAATCGGTGCTGATCTGCGTGTTCGGCGGGATCCTGGGCGTGACCTTCTCGATCCCCCTGCGCCGCGCCCTGGTGGTCGAGGCGGGCCTGCCCTACCCCGAGGGCGTCGCCGCCGCCGAGGTCCTGACCGTCGGCTCGCGTGGGGCCGAACAGACCGAGAGCGCCGTGCGCGAGAACGCCTCGGGCCTGTGGGTCGTCGTCACCGGGGCCCTGGTCTCGGCCGGCTATGCCCTGCTGGTCGCGGGCCGGGTCTTCGCGGGCGAGGCGGCGCGGTTCATCCGCCTGCCCGCCTCCCTGGGCGGCGGGGCGACGGGCCTCGGCTTCGGCATGCAGTTCGCCCTGCTGGGCGCCGGCCATCTGATCGGCCTCAGCGTCGGCCTGGCCCAGGCCTTCGGTCTGCTGCTGGCCTGGGGCATCGCCGTGCCGATCCTGACCAGCCCCGACACCATCGCCTGGCTGACCGCCAACGGCATTCCCTCGATCGCCACCACCCTGCCGGTCGGCGTCGGGGCCGAGGAACTGGCCACCACGGTCTGGGCCCGCGAGGTCCGGTTTATGGGGGCCGGCGTGATCGGCGTCGCCGCCCTCTGGACCCTGATCAAACTGGCCGGCCCCCTGATCGGCGGGCTCACCTCCGCCCTGGCCGCCAACCGCAGGCGCAGCGCGGGCGAGGTCCTGGCCCGGACCGAGCAGGACATCCCCATGACCATCGTGGCCGGCCTGTCGCTGGCCTGCCTGGTCGGCATCGCCGGCATCCTGGCCTGGTTCGCCCAGGGTAATCCGACCCTGGCCGGATCGACCGGACTGCTGGTCGCGGGCGGCCTGATCTATGTGGTGGTGGTCGGCTTCGCCGTGGCCGCCATCTGCGGCTACATGGCCGGGCTGATCGGATCGTCCAACAGCCCGGTGTCGGGCGTCGGCATCCTGGCCGTGGTCATCGCCTCGGTGCTCATGCTGGGCGTCCTGGCCCTGGCCGGCGTGCCCGCCGATCCCTCGGTCGTGGCCTTCGCCCTGATCGTCACCGCCATCGTCTTCGCCGTGGCCGTGATCGCCAACGACAACCTGCAGGACCTGAAGACCGGCCAGCTGGTCGAGGCCACGCCCTGGCGTCAGCAGACCGCCCTGATCGTGGGCGTCGCCGCCGGGGCCCTGGTCATCCCCCTGATCCTCAACCTGCTGAACCAGGCCTTCGGCTTCGCCGGAGGCCCCCCCGGGATCGCCGACGAACCCCTGGCCGCGCCCCAGGCGACGCTGATCTCGGCCCTGGCGCGCGGCGTCATCGGCGGCGACCTGCGCTGGGACCTGATCGGCCTGGGGGCCTGTATCGGCGTGGTCATCATCATCGCCGACGCCGTGCTGAACGCCTCCACGAAGGGCAAGGTCAAGCTGCCGCCGCTGGCGGTGGGCATCGGCTTCTACCTGCCGGCCGCCGTCACGACGATGCTGGTCATCGGCGCGGTGTGCGGCTGGCTCTACGACAAGGCGATCAAGACCACCCGCTTCGCCGACGTCGGCCGTCGGATGGGCGTGCTGCTGGCCTCGGGCCTGATCGTCGGCGAGAGCCTGTTCCTGGTCATGACCGCCGGGGTCATCGTCTCCACCGGCGACGACGCTCCCTTCGCCATGCTGCCCGAGGGCTCGGCCTGGCCGGCCATGCTGTCGGGGATCGCGGTGTTCGCGGTCCTGACCTTCGCCCTGTACCGCTGGGTGCGCGGGCGGGCGGAGAAGGTTTGA
- a CDS encoding pirin family protein, with protein sequence MIEMVIDARRKDLGGFEVGRILPFHSRRMVGPFIFLDHMGPAEFAPGAEAINVRPHPHIGLSTLTYLFEGEIMHRDSTGATQAIRPGEVNWMTAGKGIVHSERTDPLKKAQGGPMNGMQAWIALPDEAEEMDPGFQHYGEDSLPAYENGGLFARLVAGEAYGAKANVVTSSPLFYVHWEMQAGVRTTPPPGKGTGGMSERALYVAKGSIEVGDRTFHEGQMIVLEPNAEPTVKSLTQATVMALGGEPVGQRLIWWNFVSSSQARLDQAKADWQAGRMKLPDEDDLEFIPLPEDSAVTTRSEPIQPPPTHPV encoded by the coding sequence ATGATCGAGATGGTGATCGACGCGCGCAGGAAGGACCTGGGCGGGTTCGAGGTCGGGCGGATCCTGCCGTTCCATTCGCGCCGGATGGTCGGGCCCTTCATCTTCCTGGATCACATGGGCCCGGCCGAGTTCGCGCCGGGGGCCGAGGCGATCAACGTCCGCCCCCACCCGCACATCGGCCTGTCGACCCTGACCTATCTGTTCGAGGGCGAGATCATGCACCGCGACAGCACGGGGGCCACCCAGGCGATCCGGCCGGGCGAGGTCAACTGGATGACGGCCGGCAAGGGCATCGTCCATTCCGAGCGCACCGATCCCCTGAAGAAGGCGCAAGGGGGCCCGATGAACGGCATGCAGGCCTGGATCGCCCTGCCGGACGAGGCCGAGGAGATGGATCCCGGCTTCCAGCACTATGGCGAGGATTCCCTGCCCGCCTATGAGAATGGGGGCCTGTTTGCGCGGCTGGTGGCGGGCGAGGCCTATGGGGCCAAGGCCAACGTCGTGACCTCCTCGCCGCTGTTCTACGTCCATTGGGAGATGCAGGCGGGGGTGCGGACCACGCCGCCGCCCGGCAAGGGCACCGGCGGCATGTCCGAGCGGGCGCTGTATGTGGCCAAGGGCTCGATCGAGGTCGGCGACCGCACCTTCCACGAAGGCCAGATGATCGTGCTGGAGCCCAATGCCGAGCCGACGGTCAAGTCCCTGACCCAGGCGACGGTCATGGCGCTTGGCGGCGAACCGGTCGGCCAGCGGCTGATCTGGTGGAATTTCGTCTCCTCCTCCCAGGCCCGGCTGGACCAGGCCAAGGCCGACTGGCAGGCCGGCCGGATGAAGCTGCCCGACGAGGACGATCTGGAGTTCATCCCCCTGCCGGAGGATTCGGCGGTGACCACCCGGTCCGAGCCGATCCAGCCCCCGCCGACGCATCCCGTCTAG